From the genome of Lineus longissimus chromosome 8, tnLinLong1.2, whole genome shotgun sequence, one region includes:
- the LOC135492450 gene encoding protein XRP2-like, whose protein sequence is MGCLFPKPSHQRQENQVSEEKVSEVIQNDAKPFDPKDFMFERKKGEILGRMPGTIHGRQFMINNCEDCTIYLFDHIATIIIDDCTNCRFFIGPVHSSIYIRDCTDCKFVVACQQFRTRDCKKVDTFLACATQPVIESSTGMKFGCFQYYYPELEDQFHKADISIYNNNWSSVHDFTPVPGETNFSLLPEEIKIEDRVPLPTTEPFCKLRISVSKDKSVIQKTLGSRRNPSDTEEGCLIVFFNDGGQHYRAKKFLEQMKKFPNCRLVQCKELTMQPDDAKRVFGSDSYSQATKQGPVIGFEFTGDNCIKHCQQTVIEVLQGSTGLVFVSSNKNTSHQQIENFYNYADMQMGC, encoded by the exons ATGGGATGCCTATTTCCAAAACCGAGTCACCAACGGCAGGAAAATCAAGTTTCTGAGGAGAAGGTTTCTGAAGTAAT ACAAAATGATGCCAAACCATTTGATCCAAAGGACTTTATGTTCGAACGAAAAAAAGGTGAAATCCTTGGTCGTATGCCGGGAACGATTCATGGCCGACAGTTCATGATCAACAACTGTGAG GATTGTACGATATACCTGTTCGATCACATCGCCACAATCATCATCGATGACTGTACCAATTGTCGATTCTTTATTGGGCCAGTACATAGCAG CATTTATATCCGTGACTGTACAGACTGCAAATTTGTGGTTGCATGTCAGCAGTTTCGGACGCGGGACTGTAAAAAAGTGGATACGTTTCTTGCCTGTGCAACACAGCCTGTGATTGAGTCATCAACAGGGATGAAATTTGGATGCTTCCAGTATTACTATCCAGAATTAGAAG ACCAGTTCCACAAAGCCGACATTAGCATATACAACAATAACTGGAGCAGCGTCCATGACTTTACGCCTGTACCTGGTGAAACAAATTTCAGCCTATTACCTGAG GAAATCAAGATAGAAGATCGCGTCCCATTACCTACCACAGAACCCTTTTGTAAACTCCGAATATCAGTGTCAAAGGACAAAAGTGTAATACAGAAAACGTTGGGGTCAAGACGGAATCCGTCAGACACAGAAGAG ggttgtctcattgtgtttttcaatgatGGAGGCCAGCATTACAGAGCGAAGAAATTTTTAGAACAAATGAAAAAATTT cctAACTGTAGGCTTGTTCAGTGTAAAGAGCTTACTATGCAACCGGATGATGCCAAGAGAGTTTTCGGTTCAGATTCATATTCACAAGCTACAAAACAAG GTCCGGTCATTGGTTTTGAATTCACGGGTGACAACTGCATCAAGCACTGCCAACAAACCGTCATCGAGGTGCTGCAAGGATCCACGGGATTAGTGTTTGTCTCCTCGAACAAGAACACTTCACACCAACAGATAGAAAACTTTTATAACTATGCCGACATGCAGATGGGCTGCTAG